Proteins found in one Sporosarcina jeotgali genomic segment:
- a CDS encoding type III pantothenate kinase, with product MLLVLDTGNTNIVLGVYEGTELKHHWRMETYRQKTEDEYAMQVKALFSHVGLEFTDITGIIISSVVPPVMFPLEQMCKKYFNQEPVIVGPGVKTGLNIKYENPREVGADRIVNAVAAIHEYGSPLIIVDFGTATTYCYVNEHAEYMGGAIAPGINISMEALFDRASKLPRVELTRPDHVVGKNTVSAMQAGILYGYVGQVEGLVGRMKAESKKVPTVIATGGLAPLIGKETDVIDVVDDYLTLKGLKLIHERNQQGENGK from the coding sequence ATGCTCTTAGTTTTAGATACAGGTAATACGAATATTGTACTCGGTGTCTATGAAGGTACGGAGTTGAAGCATCATTGGCGGATGGAAACATACCGGCAAAAAACAGAAGACGAATATGCAATGCAAGTAAAGGCGTTATTTTCGCATGTCGGACTTGAGTTTACAGATATCACAGGTATTATCATTTCGTCTGTTGTACCGCCTGTAATGTTCCCGCTTGAACAAATGTGCAAAAAGTATTTCAATCAGGAGCCTGTCATCGTGGGCCCTGGCGTGAAAACAGGACTTAACATTAAATATGAAAATCCAAGAGAAGTCGGTGCGGATCGAATCGTGAATGCGGTAGCTGCGATACATGAATATGGCAGCCCGCTCATAATTGTCGATTTCGGTACAGCAACCACGTACTGTTACGTGAACGAACACGCGGAATACATGGGCGGCGCGATTGCTCCTGGTATTAATATCTCGATGGAAGCGCTGTTCGACCGTGCTTCTAAATTGCCGCGGGTGGAACTGACCCGGCCGGATCATGTGGTTGGAAAGAATACTGTTTCTGCCATGCAAGCGGGTATTCTATATGGATATGTAGGCCAAGTCGAAGGACTTGTCGGTCGGATGAAAGCGGAAAGTAAAAAGGTGCCGACCGTTATTGCAACGGGAGGACTTGCTCCGCTTATCGGAAAAGAGACAGATGTAATCGATGTTGTGGATGACTATCTCACGTTAAAAGGGTTAAAACTGATTCATGAACGTAACCAACAAGGAGAGAATGGTAAATGA
- the tilS gene encoding tRNA lysidine(34) synthetase TilS translates to MKENRFKKVPAFIRQQRLVRNDDRVLVACSGGVDSVVLLHYLSRYCKSLEIEVGAIHVDHCLRGEESATDGKVVQQLCERLAVPFYGTTLPVPDLLKAHGGNLQEVCRTGRYSLFEETMCQKGFTVLAVAHHAEDQLETILMQLARGKRPQGMPITRPFGTGQLVRPFLTLMKTDLYAYAEQYSLPFREDPSNEKDDYTRNRYRHHIVPVLLNEQPSAAETSVRMAGVLQEEDAFLESLAEEQLKHLLTFTDKGIPIIHSAEFRSMHPALQKRVVPLLLKYLYDGETIPAIYNSDLLNQLIRQLSADTGSALISLPNRWLLQRDYGISTFVQAEEDPADRVVPFPPDEWVQWGQMKLRWCKSSAVDTATLDDMTDWRYFHSEDGGLPSLIRSRQSGDRIRLSGMEHPKRLSRLLIDEKVKQSVRDRLPVIVSEQGDICAVPGVRYSDSFTKKTSADQAYILLMVWPE, encoded by the coding sequence GTGAAGGAGAATCGATTTAAGAAGGTGCCGGCCTTCATCCGCCAGCAACGATTAGTGCGTAACGATGACCGAGTATTAGTCGCGTGCTCAGGAGGAGTGGACTCGGTCGTGCTGCTGCATTATTTAAGCAGGTACTGCAAGAGTTTGGAGATTGAAGTTGGAGCTATACACGTTGATCATTGTCTTCGGGGGGAAGAATCTGCAACAGATGGTAAGGTTGTTCAACAACTTTGCGAACGTCTCGCCGTTCCATTCTACGGGACGACTTTACCGGTTCCGGATTTGTTGAAAGCACATGGAGGGAATCTTCAAGAAGTTTGCCGGACTGGACGTTATTCATTATTCGAAGAAACGATGTGCCAGAAGGGGTTTACGGTTCTTGCGGTTGCTCATCACGCGGAAGATCAGCTGGAAACAATTTTAATGCAGCTTGCAAGAGGTAAACGGCCTCAAGGTATGCCCATAACCAGACCTTTTGGCACAGGGCAGCTGGTACGGCCATTTCTAACACTTATGAAAACGGACTTATATGCGTATGCTGAACAGTATAGCTTGCCATTTAGAGAAGATCCAAGTAATGAAAAAGACGACTATACCCGTAATCGGTATCGTCATCATATCGTTCCTGTTTTACTGAACGAACAGCCTTCAGCAGCAGAGACTTCTGTACGAATGGCAGGTGTTTTGCAAGAAGAAGATGCCTTTCTTGAGAGTCTGGCAGAAGAACAGCTGAAACACCTCTTAACCTTTACGGATAAAGGGATACCGATTATTCATTCAGCTGAATTTCGGTCTATGCACCCGGCTTTACAAAAGAGGGTAGTTCCTCTACTATTAAAGTATCTTTACGATGGGGAAACTATACCTGCAATTTATAATAGTGACTTGTTGAATCAGCTCATACGTCAATTGTCAGCAGACACCGGAAGTGCATTAATTAGTCTTCCAAATAGGTGGCTGCTGCAAAGGGACTATGGGATTTCAACGTTTGTTCAGGCAGAAGAAGATCCGGCAGATCGGGTCGTTCCATTTCCGCCGGATGAATGGGTTCAATGGGGACAAATGAAGCTGCGCTGGTGCAAGTCCTCCGCTGTAGATACAGCCACGCTAGACGATATGACCGACTGGCGTTATTTTCATTCGGAAGATGGTGGGCTTCCTTCCTTAATTCGATCGAGACAATCCGGAGATCGGATTCGATTGAGTGGAATGGAACACCCTAAGCGGTTAAGCCGTTTGCTGATTGATGAGAAAGTAAAACAATCGGTGCGAGACAGACTGCCAGTTATCGTATCTGAGCAGGGAGACATTTGTGCCGTTCCTGGCGTTCGTTACAGTGATTCATTTACCAAAAAAACGTCTGCTGATCAGGCGTACATACTGTTGATGGTCTGGCCTGAATGA
- the folP gene encoding dihydropteroate synthase yields MELDYAKSPYRLGGTEIDFSKETVVMGILNVTPDSFSDGGKFSKTDTALLRAAEMLKDGAKIIDIGGESTRPGHTPVSLEEELERTIPMIEVLSKELDCVISIDTYKAAVAEEAMKAGAHIINDIWGAKREPRIADVAKLYGAPIILMHNREQAIYNGTFEDEFLADIEGSIAIAREAGIEECNIWLDPGIGFAKDLSENIEAMQSLDRLSALGYPVLLGTSRKSLIGKVLDLPVDERMEGTGATVCYGIEHGCHIVRVHDVKAIARMVRMMDVLAGKRKITI; encoded by the coding sequence ATGGAGTTGGACTATGCTAAATCACCGTACCGGCTGGGCGGGACGGAAATCGACTTTTCCAAGGAAACGGTTGTTATGGGGATATTGAATGTGACACCGGATTCCTTTTCAGATGGCGGGAAATTCAGCAAAACGGACACGGCCCTTCTTCGTGCAGCGGAAATGCTAAAGGACGGAGCGAAAATAATTGATATTGGCGGAGAATCTACACGGCCTGGTCATACACCGGTTTCGTTAGAGGAAGAACTGGAACGCACAATACCGATGATAGAAGTGCTCTCAAAAGAGCTGGATTGTGTAATTTCAATTGATACATATAAAGCAGCCGTCGCGGAAGAAGCGATGAAAGCGGGCGCTCACATTATTAATGACATATGGGGGGCGAAGCGCGAGCCGCGGATTGCAGATGTTGCGAAACTGTACGGTGCTCCAATTATATTAATGCATAATAGAGAACAAGCTATCTATAACGGGACCTTTGAGGATGAATTTCTGGCAGATATTGAAGGAAGTATCGCGATTGCGCGTGAAGCCGGTATAGAAGAGTGCAATATTTGGCTGGATCCGGGTATTGGATTTGCGAAAGACTTGTCAGAGAACATAGAAGCTATGCAAAGTCTGGACAGGCTTTCGGCGCTTGGTTATCCTGTGCTGCTCGGGACATCCAGGAAGTCATTGATCGGGAAAGTATTGGACCTGCCTGTTGATGAACGAATGGAAGGGACGGGGGCAACTGTTTGCTATGGCATCGAACATGGCTGTCATATTGTGCGCGTCCACGACGTGAAGGCGATTGCTCGAATGGTGCGCATGATGGATGTGCTGGCAGGTAAACGGAAAATTACGATCTAG
- a CDS encoding peptidyl-prolyl cis-trans isomerase — translation MKSGLDRNRGVNEPQKRRLKTKPLVLVIAILALGNLFWFIGWLIPDKAESPFQAGEEVASVAGKPIKREEWMTAMEKKVGREVLLDLVNDKVMETAAKEYKIDVSDEDIDRELALLSSIDGKAYTGLDADQMRRKVRSELILNRVLTKDIVIEDKAVKGYYKENEDQFEIPTTYRTSLLVASTDSEAKQALKELKGGSSFDVLAKERSIEPSSASIGGDIGYISSRTEEIDPAILNAAEKLKKDGVSDVFKLADGTYAIVEVGDVLKGRSFKLKEVKEHIRSELALQQLSQAVTPETFWKEFDAHWFYGK, via the coding sequence ATGAAATCCGGTCTGGATCGTAATCGGGGAGTGAACGAGCCTCAGAAACGACGATTAAAAACAAAACCTCTCGTTCTGGTGATTGCGATTTTAGCACTGGGCAATCTGTTTTGGTTCATTGGCTGGCTCATTCCTGATAAAGCGGAAAGTCCATTCCAAGCGGGTGAAGAAGTGGCGTCTGTTGCCGGAAAACCAATCAAGCGTGAAGAATGGATGACGGCAATGGAAAAAAAGGTAGGCCGTGAAGTGCTGCTTGACTTAGTGAATGATAAAGTCATGGAAACAGCTGCGAAGGAATACAAGATCGATGTCTCCGATGAAGACATCGACCGAGAGTTAGCACTGCTTTCTTCCATTGATGGAAAAGCGTATACCGGTCTGGATGCAGACCAAATGCGCAGGAAAGTACGTTCTGAGCTCATTTTAAACCGTGTGTTGACGAAAGATATTGTGATTGAAGATAAAGCCGTAAAAGGTTATTACAAAGAGAATGAGGATCAGTTCGAAATTCCAACGACGTACCGAACTTCTTTGCTAGTGGCGTCTACGGATTCGGAGGCGAAGCAAGCGCTCAAAGAATTGAAAGGCGGTTCAAGTTTTGACGTTCTCGCGAAAGAACGTTCAATCGAGCCATCCTCCGCTTCTATTGGCGGCGATATCGGGTATATCAGCAGTCGCACGGAAGAAATTGACCCAGCTATTTTAAACGCAGCAGAAAAGCTGAAAAAAGATGGCGTAAGCGACGTATTTAAACTTGCAGATGGTACGTATGCGATTGTTGAAGTGGGTGATGTTCTTAAAGGTCGTTCATTTAAACTAAAAGAGGTTAAAGAACATATACGCAGTGAACTGGCTCTGCAGCAACTCTCCCAAGCGGTTACACCGGAAACATTCTGGAAAGAGTTCGATGCGCACTGGTTTTATGGAAAGTAA
- the cysK gene encoding cysteine synthase A: MKKVGNSVADLVGQTPLVKLNRLTGPNDADVYLKLEYFNPGSSVKDRIALAMIQAAEKSGELQEGGTLIEPTSGNTGIGLAMIAAAKGYKAVLVMPDTMSLERRNLLRAYGADLILTPGAEGMKGAIAKAEQLSKENGWFLPQQFNNEANPEVHRLTTGPEIADALDRVDAFVSAVGTGGTITGVGSVLKERFPDVKIIAVEPTDSPVLSGGQPGPHKIQGIGAGFIPEVLDTDIYDEITLVTNDESYEYARKMAKEEGILGGVSSGAAVFAALKAAKELGKGKTVVAILASNGERYLSTPLYQFEEE, from the coding sequence ATGAAGAAAGTAGGAAACTCTGTTGCGGATTTAGTCGGTCAAACGCCTTTGGTAAAGTTGAATCGCCTGACAGGCCCGAATGATGCGGATGTCTATTTAAAACTAGAATACTTCAACCCGGGCTCCAGCGTGAAAGACCGTATTGCATTAGCGATGATTCAAGCGGCTGAAAAATCGGGAGAGCTGCAAGAAGGGGGTACCTTGATTGAACCCACGAGTGGGAATACAGGGATCGGACTTGCCATGATTGCAGCTGCTAAAGGGTATAAAGCGGTCCTTGTAATGCCGGATACAATGAGTCTTGAACGCAGAAACTTGTTGCGTGCATACGGAGCGGATCTCATTTTAACACCTGGAGCTGAAGGGATGAAAGGTGCTATTGCAAAAGCGGAGCAGTTGTCTAAAGAAAACGGATGGTTCCTTCCCCAGCAATTTAACAATGAAGCAAACCCGGAAGTGCACCGTCTCACAACTGGACCTGAAATTGCGGATGCACTCGACCGTGTAGATGCATTTGTATCTGCAGTAGGTACTGGCGGTACGATTACTGGAGTCGGAAGTGTGTTAAAAGAACGGTTCCCTGATGTTAAAATTATTGCTGTTGAACCAACGGATTCGCCTGTACTTTCAGGAGGGCAGCCTGGACCGCACAAAATCCAAGGAATCGGCGCAGGGTTTATTCCCGAAGTGCTGGATACAGATATCTATGATGAAATTACACTAGTGACGAATGATGAATCCTATGAGTACGCACGCAAGATGGCGAAGGAAGAAGGCATTCTAGGCGGGGTTTCATCCGGAGCAGCGGTGTTTGCGGCACTGAAAGCAGCGAAGGAACTGGGTAAAGGGAAAACGGTTGTTGCGATTTTGGCTTCGAATGGGGAACGGTACTTAAGCACACCGCTCTATCAGTTTGAAGAAGAGTAA
- the hpt gene encoding hypoxanthine phosphoribosyltransferase: MLEKDIQEVLISEEQLQEKVAELGKQLTEEYQDKFPLAIGVLKGALPFMSDLIKRFDAYIELDFMDVSSYGNATVSSGEVKIIKDLNASVEGRDILIVEDIIDSGKTLKYLVELFKYRKAKSIKIVTLLDKPTGRKVDLKADMVGFEVPDAFVVGYGLDYAEKYRNLPYIGVLKKEIYTT, encoded by the coding sequence ATGTTGGAAAAAGATATTCAAGAAGTTCTGATCTCTGAAGAACAACTGCAAGAAAAGGTAGCAGAACTTGGCAAGCAGTTAACAGAGGAATACCAAGACAAGTTTCCACTTGCTATTGGTGTACTAAAAGGCGCTTTGCCATTCATGAGTGATCTTATTAAACGGTTCGATGCATACATAGAACTTGATTTCATGGATGTTTCTAGCTATGGGAATGCAACAGTTTCTTCGGGCGAAGTTAAAATCATCAAAGACTTGAATGCGAGTGTAGAAGGCCGCGATATTTTAATCGTTGAAGATATTATTGACAGCGGAAAAACACTTAAGTATCTTGTAGAGCTATTTAAGTACCGTAAAGCGAAGTCGATTAAAATTGTAACGCTTCTAGACAAGCCGACAGGTCGCAAGGTTGATTTGAAAGCAGACATGGTAGGCTTTGAAGTTCCAGATGCATTTGTAGTTGGATACGGACTTGACTACGCAGAAAAGTACCGCAATCTTCCATACATCGGTGTTTTGAAGAAAGAAATCTACACGACGTAA
- the ftsH gene encoding ATP-dependent zinc metalloprotease FtsH, producing MNRIFRYFLLYGLIFLAIMGIFSSLNNPNPKMEKIRYDEFLTALEQEKVESVEIQPVQLVLEVKGHMKNAKDDATFTTNVPMNDEMTMNDIRELALAKNAKVEILPAPETSAWVSFFTGLVPFIIIIILFFFLLNQAQGGGGGGKVMNFGKSKAKLHTDDRKKVRFTDVAGADEEKQELVEVVDFLKDPRKFAAVGARIPKGILLVGPPGTGKTLLARAVAGEAGVPFFSISGSDFVEMFVGVGASRVRDLFENAKKNAPCIIFIDEIDAVGRQRGAGLGGGHDEREQTLNQLLVEMDGFGENEGIIIVAATNRPDILDPALLRPGRFDRQITVGRPDVKGREAVLKVHARNKPLDETVNLKALAQRTPGFSGADLENLLNESALVAARRNKTTIDMSDIDEATDRVIAGTAKTSRVISEKERKIVANHEAGHVVVGLMLDDAEIVHKVTIVPRGQAGGYAVMLPKEDRYFMTKPELLDKIAGLLGGRVSEEIVLGEVSTGAHNDFQRATGIARSMVTEYGMSDKLGPMQFGQAQGGNVFLGRDFNSEQNYSDSIAYEIDQEMQSIIKGEYERTKRILTENRSLLDLIAKTLLEVETLDAEQINHLKDHGTLPDRPYERKEVGEGAESDANPDVTGAPADPSVGDLPDSEGTNEPLDSIDEKRRD from the coding sequence ATGAATCGAATATTTCGATACTTTCTATTATATGGGCTGATTTTTCTAGCGATCATGGGAATTTTCAGTTCGCTGAACAATCCGAACCCAAAGATGGAAAAGATCCGTTATGACGAATTTCTCACAGCATTAGAACAAGAGAAAGTAGAGTCTGTCGAAATTCAGCCTGTCCAACTAGTGTTAGAAGTTAAAGGGCATATGAAAAACGCGAAAGACGATGCAACTTTCACTACGAATGTTCCGATGAATGATGAGATGACAATGAACGATATTCGCGAACTTGCACTTGCAAAGAACGCGAAAGTAGAAATTTTGCCAGCGCCAGAAACAAGCGCTTGGGTTTCATTCTTTACCGGCCTAGTGCCATTTATCATTATCATCATCTTGTTCTTCTTCTTGTTGAACCAAGCTCAAGGTGGCGGTGGTGGCGGCAAGGTTATGAATTTCGGGAAAAGCAAAGCGAAATTGCATACCGATGACCGTAAGAAAGTACGCTTTACAGATGTCGCAGGTGCGGATGAAGAGAAGCAGGAGCTCGTCGAAGTAGTCGACTTCCTGAAAGATCCTCGTAAATTCGCTGCCGTTGGTGCACGTATTCCTAAAGGTATCCTTCTTGTAGGACCTCCAGGTACGGGTAAAACTTTGCTGGCTCGTGCAGTTGCCGGTGAAGCGGGCGTTCCATTCTTCTCGATCTCAGGTTCTGATTTCGTTGAGATGTTTGTGGGTGTCGGAGCTTCACGTGTTCGTGACTTGTTTGAAAATGCAAAGAAAAATGCACCATGTATTATCTTCATCGATGAAATTGACGCTGTTGGACGTCAGCGTGGCGCAGGCCTCGGCGGCGGACACGATGAGCGTGAACAGACGTTGAACCAGTTGCTCGTTGAGATGGATGGTTTCGGCGAAAACGAAGGAATTATCATCGTAGCAGCAACAAACCGTCCAGACATTCTGGATCCGGCGTTATTGCGTCCAGGTCGTTTTGACCGTCAAATCACTGTAGGCCGTCCAGATGTTAAGGGGCGTGAAGCGGTACTTAAAGTACACGCTCGCAATAAGCCGCTTGACGAAACGGTTAATCTTAAAGCACTTGCACAACGGACACCAGGTTTCTCGGGTGCAGATCTGGAGAACCTCTTGAACGAATCAGCGCTTGTTGCTGCAAGACGCAACAAAACAACAATCGATATGTCGGACATCGACGAAGCGACCGACCGTGTTATTGCGGGTACCGCGAAAACAAGTCGTGTCATTTCTGAGAAAGAACGCAAGATTGTTGCGAACCACGAAGCGGGTCACGTTGTTGTCGGTCTTATGCTCGATGATGCAGAGATTGTACACAAGGTTACGATTGTGCCTCGCGGGCAAGCAGGCGGTTACGCTGTCATGCTTCCTAAAGAAGACCGTTACTTCATGACGAAGCCGGAACTCCTCGACAAAATCGCAGGACTTCTCGGCGGACGCGTATCGGAAGAAATTGTTCTTGGTGAAGTTTCTACAGGTGCTCACAATGACTTCCAGCGGGCAACCGGTATCGCGCGTTCCATGGTAACGGAGTACGGAATGAGTGATAAGCTCGGACCGATGCAGTTTGGTCAAGCACAAGGCGGAAACGTCTTCCTAGGCCGTGACTTCAATTCCGAACAGAATTATTCAGATTCGATTGCTTATGAAATTGACCAGGAAATGCAGTCAATTATCAAAGGTGAGTATGAGCGGACAAAACGGATTCTTACCGAAAACCGGAGCCTGCTCGATTTGATCGCGAAGACGCTTCTAGAAGTAGAAACGCTCGATGCAGAACAAATCAATCACTTGAAAGACCACGGTACACTTCCTGACCGCCCGTATGAGCGTAAAGAAGTTGGCGAGGGTGCTGAAAGTGATGCGAATCCTGATGTTACTGGTGCTCCTGCAGATCCGTCTGTTGGTGATTTACCGGATAGCGAAGGAACAAATGAGCCACTTGACTCGATTGACGAAAAACGAAGAGATTAA
- a CDS encoding SpoIIE family protein phosphatase, whose amino-acid sequence MKMISSNTERSLGQQVQGVVGSILQRKVHLLTTFLFTIGSFFLSQAVLFDAAVPFFLPVWALAAIRYPKYMLPVFIGGISGSLFVGLGQSIIFILQLLLFNLVIRHPFTRKSVPLTVAGTVIFTQVFWQLIMYAGQPPLNIQLAIGFEALLALLMTFFLFLAFPQVDKLLYTPWRAEQLGAACIVAAMATTGMNNLIIGYISIPGLLLYTAILIAALTGGVLFSTTIAMLIAAITGMAELSFTGMMTVYGMTGFAAGSMKGFGKLGVATGGLFASVFFLLYDLTLPLDETHFATIGAATLLFLLIPSKRLASVREVLVPEHQDLSEKRQQWLARRLDEQLTDFQQFASFMSTMVNDQFPVQESRQLEQVQETPSACRSCFRYSKCWASQDDSMPNLLSEWESTYSATKKAARHRVEEKIRYKCVRHTGLLEELEERGADRLLMGQLQHGRKMLALQLRDMSTHLENMMNEIKEDVTIYRPSEEELGKSLRAQGIDFFQIDILSEEKGAMRIVCSIPERRSSFETDTTVAERLILPILEEMYQEPFQVEKALLREQPFAHLQLTFTSAVRFSMQYGVMATAGGGSFYAGDAYEVFPIHDGLTAVLLSDGMGQDMNAYYESQKVIRLMRECLDRKMGPETAMHTLHYMMALNGLDDMYATLDLALVDLQDGRLWSWKAGSMSTYIKRGDEFLRVDSKAVPFGFLPSFTVEAKNEELKSGDIIVMMTDGMFNGDIPLEQQEKSLWQMLDVHAELECDALADRIMGEMERKYKTTADDRTVLVMKMDHIVPRWSSVKVRTPSLFRQKVVG is encoded by the coding sequence ATGAAGATGATCAGCAGTAATACAGAGAGATCACTGGGTCAGCAAGTTCAAGGTGTGGTTGGGTCAATCTTACAACGGAAAGTGCACTTATTGACAACGTTTCTATTCACAATCGGATCGTTCTTTTTATCGCAGGCTGTGCTGTTTGACGCAGCGGTACCGTTTTTCTTGCCTGTCTGGGCGTTAGCTGCGATTCGCTATCCTAAGTATATGCTTCCGGTGTTCATTGGCGGGATCAGTGGAAGTTTGTTCGTCGGTCTGGGACAATCTATTATCTTCATATTGCAATTACTACTATTCAACCTTGTCATTCGACATCCGTTTACCCGGAAATCGGTGCCTCTTACAGTTGCAGGAACTGTGATTTTTACACAAGTATTCTGGCAGCTCATTATGTATGCAGGACAACCGCCGCTAAACATACAGCTTGCAATCGGATTTGAGGCATTGCTCGCATTGCTCATGACGTTCTTTCTATTTCTGGCATTTCCGCAAGTGGACAAGTTATTGTATACGCCGTGGCGGGCAGAGCAACTGGGAGCTGCCTGTATCGTCGCCGCTATGGCTACAACGGGAATGAACAATCTAATTATCGGGTACATTTCAATTCCAGGGTTATTACTTTATACTGCAATCTTAATTGCAGCTCTTACAGGGGGCGTGTTATTTTCGACGACAATCGCCATGCTCATTGCAGCCATAACGGGAATGGCGGAACTGTCGTTTACAGGGATGATGACGGTCTATGGTATGACTGGGTTTGCTGCAGGATCTATGAAAGGGTTCGGGAAGCTGGGTGTCGCAACAGGAGGGCTGTTTGCATCTGTCTTTTTCCTATTATATGATTTGACGCTGCCTCTTGATGAAACCCATTTTGCGACAATAGGTGCGGCGACGCTTCTATTTTTACTGATTCCGTCGAAACGGCTCGCATCGGTCCGTGAAGTCCTTGTGCCGGAGCATCAGGATTTATCCGAAAAACGCCAGCAATGGCTGGCACGCAGGTTGGATGAACAACTGACGGACTTCCAGCAATTTGCTTCCTTTATGTCGACAATGGTGAACGATCAGTTCCCAGTTCAAGAATCACGCCAACTGGAGCAAGTACAAGAAACGCCCAGTGCGTGCCGATCTTGTTTCCGTTACTCGAAATGCTGGGCATCACAAGACGACAGTATGCCTAATTTGCTGTCTGAATGGGAGTCAACGTATTCTGCCACGAAAAAAGCAGCACGGCATCGAGTGGAAGAGAAAATCAGATACAAATGTGTACGCCATACTGGATTGCTGGAAGAATTAGAAGAACGCGGTGCAGATCGGCTGCTGATGGGTCAATTGCAGCACGGTCGAAAGATGCTCGCGTTACAATTGCGTGATATGAGCACCCATTTAGAGAATATGATGAATGAAATTAAAGAAGACGTGACGATTTATCGGCCATCAGAAGAAGAACTAGGCAAGAGCTTGAGAGCTCAGGGCATTGACTTCTTCCAAATTGATATTTTATCGGAGGAAAAAGGGGCAATGCGCATCGTTTGTTCGATTCCGGAAAGACGTTCATCCTTTGAAACCGATACGACTGTAGCAGAAAGGCTGATTCTGCCGATACTCGAAGAGATGTATCAAGAGCCGTTCCAAGTAGAAAAGGCGTTGTTGAGAGAGCAGCCATTTGCCCATTTACAGTTAACTTTCACATCTGCAGTTCGTTTTTCTATGCAATATGGTGTTATGGCAACGGCTGGAGGCGGTTCTTTCTACGCGGGGGATGCCTATGAAGTTTTCCCGATACATGATGGCTTAACTGCAGTCTTGCTATCGGATGGAATGGGACAAGATATGAACGCCTACTATGAAAGCCAGAAAGTCATTCGGTTGATGCGCGAATGTTTGGACCGCAAAATGGGACCGGAAACAGCAATGCATACGCTGCATTATATGATGGCATTGAATGGACTGGATGATATGTATGCGACACTGGACTTAGCACTTGTCGATTTACAAGACGGAAGATTGTGGTCGTGGAAAGCAGGATCTATGAGTACGTATATTAAGCGGGGCGATGAGTTTTTACGTGTAGACAGCAAAGCGGTTCCATTCGGTTTCTTACCGTCCTTTACAGTAGAAGCGAAGAACGAAGAATTGAAGTCGGGAGATATCATCGTCATGATGACAGATGGAATGTTCAATGGAGACATCCCGCTTGAACAGCAAGAAAAGTCTCTATGGCAAATGCTTGACGTTCATGCTGAACTGGAGTGTGATGCACTGGCAGACCGAATTATGGGGGAAATGGAACGTAAATATAAAACCACGGCGGACGACCGTACGGTACTTGTTATGAAAATGGACCACATTGTGCCAAGGTGGTCGAGTGTTAAAGTACGTACACCCTCACTTTTTCGCCAAAAAGTGGTAGGATGA
- the hslO gene encoding Hsp33 family molecular chaperone HslO has translation MNDYLIKALAFDGTIRAYAARTTEAVSEMQRRHYSWPTATAAIGRTMSATVMMGAMMKGEDKLTVKVDGNGPLGAIVSDADAKGHIRGYALNPQTHFDLNAHGKLDVRRAVGTEGMLTVVKDLGLRDMFTGQTPIVSGEIAEDFTQYFVVSEQVPSAVALGVLVNPDNTVKASGGFILQVMPGATDETITELERRISQMEPISKMIDRGLTPEEVLEEVLGKENVRVVDQMEVSFDCNCSKERFGTAIKSLGEEEINSMMNEDGQAEAECHFCLEKYIYSKEELKEFVDEIRSGS, from the coding sequence ATGAATGATTATCTTATAAAAGCGTTAGCGTTTGACGGTACAATCCGGGCGTATGCTGCGCGAACTACTGAAGCGGTGAGTGAAATGCAGCGCCGCCACTATTCTTGGCCAACTGCAACGGCTGCGATAGGCCGTACTATGAGTGCGACTGTCATGATGGGTGCAATGATGAAAGGTGAGGACAAGCTGACGGTGAAAGTGGACGGAAATGGCCCGCTTGGTGCAATTGTGTCAGATGCCGATGCAAAAGGACATATTCGCGGATATGCGCTGAATCCGCAAACGCACTTCGACTTGAATGCACACGGGAAATTGGATGTCCGCCGCGCTGTAGGAACAGAAGGAATGCTTACGGTCGTGAAGGATCTTGGATTGCGGGATATGTTCACAGGACAAACTCCAATCGTTTCTGGAGAAATTGCAGAAGACTTCACGCAGTATTTTGTTGTCTCGGAGCAAGTCCCTTCTGCTGTTGCACTCGGAGTGCTCGTTAATCCGGACAACACCGTAAAAGCTTCTGGCGGTTTCATTCTCCAAGTAATGCCTGGTGCAACGGATGAAACAATAACGGAATTGGAGCGGCGTATTAGTCAGATGGAACCGATCTCTAAAATGATCGACCGCGGACTGACTCCGGAAGAGGTTTTGGAAGAAGTTCTTGGGAAGGAAAATGTCCGAGTCGTTGACCAAATGGAAGTCAGCTTTGATTGTAACTGCTCGAAAGAACGTTTCGGGACTGCGATTAAAAGCTTAGGGGAAGAAGAAATCAATTCTATGATGAATGAAGATGGTCAGGCCGAGGCGGAATGTCATTTCTGCCTGGAAAAATACATCTATTCAAAAGAAGAGTTAAAGGAATTTGTCGATGAAATCCGGTCTGGATCGTAA